A single region of the Triticum dicoccoides isolate Atlit2015 ecotype Zavitan chromosome 2B, WEW_v2.0, whole genome shotgun sequence genome encodes:
- the LOC119362111 gene encoding FACT complex subunit SPT16-like, with protein sequence MAENGKAKSGSGGAYTINLEIFSKRLKVFYDHWNGNKSDLWASSDAIAIATPPPSEDLRYLKSTALDVWLLGYEFPETIIVFMQKQIHFLCSQKKANLIGTLKDAASEAVGSDIVLHVKSKNGDGIDLMDDILRAVSAQSKSDTPVVGHIAKEAPEGKLLETWAEKLSGGSVQLADVTHGFSELFAVKDATEIICVKKAAYLTSSVMKNFVVPTMEKVIDEERKVSHSSLMDDTEKVILDPLKAKVKLKPENIDICYPPVFQSGGKFDLRPGASSNDDYLYYDPASIIICAIGSRYSNYCSNVARTFLIDATPAQSKAYETLLKAQEAALAACKPGNQMSAVFKAAVAVFEKNAPELLPHLTKSAGTGIGLEFRESGLNLNAKNDRLIKEGMIFNVNLGLSNMQAETNNEKTKQFSLLLADTALVNDKAAEILTNCSKAVKDVAYSFNEDEEEVPKPKRAKVEPNGAEALPSKATLRSDNQEMSKEELRRQHQAELARQKNEETARRLAGGGSGNGDGRGPSRNSNELVAYKNVNDVPYSRELVIQVDQRNEAVLLPIYGSMVPFHVSTVKSVTSHQDNRTCTIRIFFNVPGMPFSNDKDLKSQGAIYLKEITFRSKDPRHSSEVVQQIKTLRRQVASRESERAERATLVTQEKLQQASNKTKQMRLNDVWIRPPFGGRGRKLTGTLEAHVNGFRYSTSRADERVDIMYGNIKHAFFQPAEKEMITLLHFHLHNHIMVGNKKTKDVQFYVEVMDVVQTVGGSRRSALDPDEIEEEQRERDRKNRINMEFQNYINKVNDHWSQPQFKGLDLEFDIPLRELGFHGVPYKASAFIIPTSTCLVELIETPFLVVTLGEIEIVNLERVGFGTKNFDMAIVFKDFKKDVLRIDSIPSTSLDAIKEWLDTTDLKYYESRLNLNWRPILKTIIDDPQKFVDDGGWEFLNMEASDSEAEETEESDQGYEPSDAEPESESEEEDSDSASLVESDEDEEEDSDEDSEEEKGKTWDELEREATNADRDHGAESDSEEERRRRKVKTFSKSGAPPQRGGPSSSKHAPLPQRGGSSSGNKSRPPPSSSKGGPPSKKPKFR encoded by the coding sequence ATGGCAGAAAATGGTAAAGCAAAGTCAGGCTCAGGAGGAGCCTATACAATCAATCTAGAGATCTTCAGTAAGCGGCTTAAGGTGTTTTATGACCATTGGAACGGAAACAAGTCTGatctctgggcttcttctgatgccATTGCAATTGCTACTCCACCTCCTTCTGAGGATCTCCGTTATTTGAAATCCACAGCTCTGGATGTTTGGTTACTTGGATATGAATTTCCAGAAACCATAATTGTCTTCATGCAGAAGCAGATACATTTCTTATGCAGCCAGAAGAAGGCAAATCTCATTGGAACCCTCAAGGATGCTGCAAGTGAGGCTGTTGGTTCTGATATTGTCTTGCATGTGAAAAGCAAGAATGGGGATGGCATTGACTTGATGGATGACATCCTGCGTGCTGTTTCTGCCCAGTCGAAGTCTGACACTCCAGTTGTTGGTCACATTGCAAAAGAGGCACCTGAGGGTAAGCTCCTTGAAACATGGGCAGAAAAGTTATCTGGTGGATCTGTACAACTTGCAGATGTAACACATGGGTTTTCTGAGCTTTTTGCCGTGAAAGACGCCACAGAGATCATATGTGTGAAGAAGGCTGCTTACCTAACTTCATCTGTGATGAAAAACTTTGTGGTACCGACCATGGAGAAGGTTATTGACGAGGAGAGAAAAGTCTCACACTCCTCATTGATGGATGACACAGAGAAGGTCATTCTTGATCCTCTGAAGGCCAAGGTGAAGTTGAAGCCTGAAAATATTGATATATGCTACCCTCCTGTCTTCCAAAGTGGAGGGAAGTTTGATCTTAGGCCAGGTGCCTCCAGCAATGATGATTATCTCTACTATGATCCTGCAAGTATTATCATCTGTGCAATCGGGTCCAGGTACAGTAACTACTGTTCCAATGTTGCCAGAACATTTCTGATAGATGCTACCCCGGCGCAGAGTAAGGCGTACGAGACACTTTTGAAAGCCCAGGAAGCTGCTTTAGCAGCATGTAAACCAGGCAATCAGATGTCTGCAGTTTTTAAGGCTGCAGTTGCAGTGTTTGAGAAGAATGCCCCTGAACTGCTTCCTCATCTAACAAAGTCAGCTGGAACTGGAATTGGCCTTGAGTTCCGAGAATCTGGCTTAAACTTGAACGCCAAGAATGACCGTCTGATAAAAGAGGGCATGATTTTCAATGTCAACCTTGGTTTGAGTAATATGCAGGCAGAAACAAACAATGAGAAGACAAAGCAGTTCTCTTTGTTATTAGCTGATACAGCTTTAGTTAATGACAAGGCTGCAGAGATCTTGACCAATTGCTCCAAGGCTGTCAAAGATGTTGCATATTCATttaatgaagatgaggaggaagttcCGAAGCCCAAGCGGGCTAAGGTTGAGCCAAATGGCGCGGAAGCACTACCATCCAAGGCAACACTTCGGTCAGACAACCAGGAGATGTCCAAGGAAGAGCTCCGTAGACAGCACCAGGCTGAACTTGCTCgtcaaaagaatgaagagactgctAGAAGGCTTGCTGGGGGTGGTTCTGGTAATGGCGATGGCCGTGGTCCTTCTAGGAATTCAAATGAGCTTGTTGCGTACAAGAATGTGAATGATGTACCTTATTCGAGGGAGTTGGTGATACAAGTAGATCAGAGGAATGAAGCTGTTCTCTTACCTATATATGGCAGTATGGTCCCTTTCCATGTTTCTACTGTTAAGAGTGTGACCAGCCACCAGGACAACCGCACCTGCACTATCCGCATTTTCTTCAATGTTCCTGGCATGCCATTCTCAAATGACAAAGATCTGAAGTCTCAAGGAGCTATCTACTTGAAAGAGATTACATTCCGCTCAAAGGATCCACGGCATAGCAGTGAAGTTGTCCAGCAGATCAAAACATTGAGGAGGCAGGTAGCTTCAAGGGAGTCAGAGAGAGCCGAAAGGGCCACCCTTGTTACCCAGGAGAAGCTCCAGCAGGCAAGCAACAAAACAAAGCAAATGAGGCTTAATGATGTCTGGATAAGGCCTCCATTTGGTGGTCGTGGGAGAAAGCTGACAGGAACTCTTGAGGCCCATGTTAATGGTTTCAGATATTCCACTTCACGGGCTGATGAGCGTGTGGATATCATGTATGGGAATATAAAACATGCTTTCTTCCAGCCAGCAGAGAAAGAAATGATTACCCTCCTCCATTTCCATCTGCACAATCATATCATGGTTGGAAACAAGAAGACGAAGGATGTCCAGTTTTATGTTGAAGTGATGGATGTTGTTCAAACTGTTGGTGGCAGCAGGAGGTCAGCCCTTGACCCTGATGAGATTGAAGAAGAGCAGCGTGAGAGGGACCGCAAGAACAGAATCAACATGGAGTTCCAGAACTATATCAACAAGGTTAATGACCACTGGTCGCAACCACAGTTCAAGGGGCTTGATCTGGAGTTTGATATCCCTCTTAGAGAGCTTGGGTTCCATGGTGTTCCATATAAAGCTTCAGCTTTCATCATTCCAACTTCAACTTGTTTGGTTGAGCTAATTGAGACTCCCTTCCTGGTGGTGACCCTGGGTGAGATAGAGATTGTTAATCTGGAGAGGGTGGGCTTTGGAACAAAGAACTTTGACATGGCTATCGTGTTCAAGGACTTCAAGAAGGATGTTCTCCGCATCGACTCCATCCCGTCGACCTCACTTGACGCGATAAAGGAGTGGCTGGACACCACTGATCTCAAGTACTATGAGAGCAGGCTGAATCTGAACTGGCGCCCTATCCTGAAGACAATCATTGATGATCCTCAGAAGTTTGTTGACGATGGTGGCTGGGAGTTCCTGAACATGGAGGCAAGTGATTCTGAGGCAGAGGAAACAGAGGAATCAGACCAGGGGTACGAGCCTTCTGATGCTGAGCCTGAGTCTGAAtcagaagaagaagactctgacagcGCGTCCTTGGTGGAATCagacgaggatgaggaagaggattcTGATGAAGACTCTGAGGAAGAGAAGGGCAAGACCTGGGACGAGCTGGAGCGGGAGGCGACCAACGCAGACCGGGACCATGGCGCAGAGTCTGACAGCGAGGAAGAAAGGAGGCGCCGCAAGGTCAAGACCTTCAGCAAGTCGGGCGCACCACCGCAGCGTGGTGGTCCTAGCAGCAGCAAGCATGCTCCGCTGCCGCAGCGTGGtggcagcagcagcggcaacaagtctCGCCCACCTCCCAGTAGCTCCAAGGGAGGGCCGCCCTCGAAGAAGCCGAAGTTCAGGTGA
- the LOC119362112 gene encoding chromatin-remodeling complex subunit ies6-like, translating into MESEVVRAEMLLAPTMAFKKVQTADKYPKGQSRGRQWKHLRHLLQAADATSLPPDRPNYLNIQSPPSVYPPKRYCDVTGFEAPYVDPRTKLRYADPEVFRQIRMLPEEYVQRYLAVRNAAVVLR; encoded by the exons ATGGAGTCGGAGGTAGTGAGGGCGGAGATGCTGCTGGCGCCGACGATGGCGTTCAAGAAGGTGCAGACGGCCGACAAGTACCCCAAGGGTCAGTCCCGCGGCCGCCAGTGGAagcacctccgccacctcctccaggcCGCCGACGCCACCTCGCTGCCCCCGGACCGCCCCAACT ATTTAAATATTCAGTCACCCCCATCCGTTTATCCACCAAAGAGATATTGTGacgtaacaggttttgag GCACCATACGTGGATCCAAGGACGAAGCTGCGCTACGCTGATCCTGAGGTCTTCAGGCAGATCAGAATGCTCCCCGAAGAATACGTCCAGAGGTACCTGGCCGTCAGGAACGCGGCAGTTGTACTACGATAA